In one Siniperca chuatsi isolate FFG_IHB_CAS linkage group LG14, ASM2008510v1, whole genome shotgun sequence genomic region, the following are encoded:
- the LOC122888828 gene encoding olfactory receptor 52D1-like, whose product MQVRWVFTQSMTNFSEVTSFHLSDYNGMENLKPMYFCIFLIIYITIVAENVVLIGVVYHEKTLHEPMYLLLCNLAVNGLYGSTALLPAVLSNILSHSYEISLPFCQTQIYALHTFAIIEFTILAAMSYDRYVAICHPLLYHEMMSQRVVKLIVFTWLYPMLAFLIVFIFTLQLRFCNRTIEKVYCFNYMLVKLACTDSSIVNIVGLLSVALYTLPQLIMICYSYAHILRICVLSFSKSKIKALRTCTPHLLSIMNYSIGCFFEIVQSRFNISHLSYQTKLFLSLYFLIFPPILNPIIYGLSIQVIRVQLFRLFSRKSRQVTNNVAKRAVVIAR is encoded by the exons ATGCAGGTGAGGTGGGTCTTCACACAAAG CATGACAAATTTCTCTGAAGTGACATCTTTTCATCTATCTGACTACAATGGAATGGAGAACCTGAAGCCAatgtatttctgcattttcctgattatataCATAACCATTGTTGCTGAAAATGTAGTGTTAATCGGAGTGGTCTATCATGAAAAAACCCTGCATGAGCCAATGTATTTGTTGCTGTGTAACTTGGCTGTGAATGGTCTGTATGGAAGCACTGCTTTACTGCCAGCAGTACTGAGCAACATACTGTCACACTCATATGAGATATCACTACCGTTTTGTCAGACACAGATCTATGCTCTACACACATTTGCCATCATTGAATTCACAATTCTAGCAGCGATGAGTTATGACAGGTATGTGGCCATTTGTCATCCGCTGCTTTATCATGAAATGATGTCACAGAGAGTTGTTAAACTTATTGTATTTACGTGGCTTTACCCCATGCTGGCatttctcattgttttcattttcactcttCAGCTGCGGTTTTGTAACAGAACCATAGAAAAGGTGTACTGTTTTAATTACATGCTGGTGAAACTTGCCTGTACAGATTCATCTATTGTTAACATAGTTGGCCTACTATCTGTAGCTCTGTACACACTTCCACAGCTTATTATGATCTGTTATTCATATGCACACATCCTGAGGATATGTGTATTGTCATTCAGCAAATCCAAAATCAAAGCCCTCCGGACCTGCACCCCCCACCTACTATCAATAATGAACTACTCTATCGGGTGCTTTTTTGAAATAGTACAAAGTCGGTTCAACATTAGTCACCTGTCTTACCAAACCAAGTTGTTTTTATCTCTGTACTTTCTGATATTCCCACCCATTCTTAATCCAATAATCTATGGTTTGAGCATTCAAGTCATAAGGGTACAACTGTTTAGGCTTTTCAGCAGAAAAAGCAGGCAAGTAACAAATAATGTAGCCAAGAGGGCTGTTGTTATTGCGCGTTGA
- the rnf167 gene encoding E3 ubiquitin-protein ligase RNF167, with amino-acid sequence MVHLSVLCVGARWSVLIMVFFSVLVPSPTHAYIYAHYSNMTSMLFEDLPALFGTPLPKDGLMGILVVPRPLNGCTAIDPPPPLPPSYDANTTKFIALIRRYDCNFDIKVLHAQQAGYSAAIVHNMYSDTLLNMNYSNDTIAEEIEIPSVFTSYYASQILRNFIIPEQGAYVILKPEFAFPLSYYLIPFTGVVGMIILVMCVVLIVRCVQYRKRMRKNRLSKEQLKRIPTHKFRKGDDYDVCAICLDEYEEGDKLRVLPCSHAYHCKCVDPWLTQTKKTCPVCKQRVTRNNQDHSESESEEETGGRGEEEGTEGEADSEHTPLLRPSNPGSPSGSPGAYSATTTTTTAQCLASPVHCDSPILVYEGYHSPQEDTDSESDDPGEDRHHTDDDTAQLIGRDRVEI; translated from the exons ATGGTTCACCttagtgtgttgtgtgtgggaGCTCGATGGAGTGTCCTTATAATGGTTTTCTTCAGCGTACTGGTTCCCTCACCCACACATGCCTATATCTATGCT CATTATAGCAATATGACCTCCATGTTGTTTGAGGACCTGCCTGCCTTGTTTGGCACCCCACTTCCTAAGGATGGACTAATG GGAATTTTGGTGGTGCCTCGTCCACTTAATGGCTGTACGGCAATAGACCCTCCTCCTCCATTGCCACCATCTTATGATGCCAACACCACCAAATTCATCGCTCTCATCAGACGCTATGATTGCAATTTTGATATAAAG GTCTTGCACGCACAGCAAGCTGGATACAGTGCTGCAATCGTTCACAACATGTATTCAGACACTCTGCTCAATATGAACTACAGCAACg ACACTATTGCAGAGGAGATTGAAATCCCCTCTGTATTCACCAGCTACTATGCCTCCCAAATTCTCAGGAATTTCATAATTCCAGAACAAGG GGCCTATGTGATCCTCAAGCCGGAGTTTGCTTTTCCACTCTCATACTACCTTATTCCCTTCACTGGAGTAGTTGGCATGATCATTCTTGTGATGTGTGTCGTCTTG ATTGTACGATGTGTACAGTACAGAAAAAGGATGAGGAAAAATCGTTTGTCCAAGGAACAACTGAAGCGGATTCCAACCCACAAGTTCCGTAAAG GGGATGACTATGATGTGTGTGCCATCTGTCTCGATGAGTATGAAGAAGGAGACAAGCTGCGAGTTTTACCTTGTTCACACG CCTACCACTGCAAGTGTGTAGACCCGTGGCTCACACAGACCAAGAAGACGTGTCCTGTTTGCAAACAGCGCGTCACTCGGAACAACCAAGACCACTCCGAGTCTGAGTCTGAGGAGGAAACTGGGGGACGTGGGGAGGAAGAAGGGACAGAGGGTGAGGCAGACTCAGAGCACACTCCTCTGCTTCGGCCCTCCAACCCTGGGTCCCCTTCAGGGAGCCCAGGGGCCTATTcagctaccaccaccaccactactgccCAGTGCCTCGCCTCCCCTGTGCACTGCGACTCACCTATCCTTGTATACGAAGGCTACCACTCACCCCAGGAGGACACAGACTCAGAAAGCGATGACCCAGGAGAGGACAGGCACCACACTGATGATGACACTGCTCAGCTTATTGGTAGGGATAGAGTAGAGATCTGA
- the srrt gene encoding serrate RNA effector molecule homolog isoform X2 has translation MGDSDDEYDRRRRDKFRRERSDYDRSREREERRRDDWNDREWDRGRERRSRGEYRDYDRGRRERFTPPRHDMSPQQKRMRRDWDDHGGDPYRGGYDLGYGGGGGPSYGPPQHWGHPDLHLMQPHHGIPIQARLGNIHDMDLGPPPPIMKSFKEFLLSLDDSVDETEAVKRYNEYKIDFRRQQMQDFFLAHKDEEWFRSKYHPDEASRLKSEAQSALHNRLNVFMFLIENGWFDNVSLDIEQTPAIIKVLDAAVIKMEGGTDHDLRILDLPSEEEEEREKLASVSGGAEPPKREVLKTLDGDRKPLVEKDKNEKEESDTASTERAAATEAEDVKEEAEKEAAKEEMPEPKKPRRKRKRSGDSDDEGSASESDSDSDSDSNSNCSDKPVKKEEVEDKDEEEEEGEEDKPKENAEDDKKEEKKPKDDSPRPRPLHKTCSLFMRSIAPTISKAEIIALCRRYPGFLRVCLSDPHPERRFFRRCWVTFDRSINIKEVCWNLQNIRLRDCELAPGVNRDLARRVRNVNGITQHKQVLRNDIKLAAKLIHALDEKGDLWSTKFQEERQSTELPAQNPILKNITDYLIEEVSAEEEELLGSGSGMEEESAKEGNPAETTVERDDKLAKVLDRLILYLRVVHSIDYYNTCEYPSEDEMPNRCGMIHVRGPIPPNRITHGEVQQWQKMMEEKLSPLFSLKEILSEDDAAKMGRKDPEEEVEKFVSANTQELGKDKWLCPLSGKKFKGPEFVRKHILNKHGDKIEEVKKEVAFFNNFLMDAKRPSLPEMKLPPLPGPGQGLLSPSMPFPPQGPQGPMGFGQPRPPLMSYGGGSPYPPNQYGGGRGNYDNFRGQGGYLGKPRNIR, from the exons ATGGGAGACAGTGATGATGAGTACGATCGCAGGAGAAGGGACAAATTCAGACGGGAGAGAAGTGATTATGACCgttcaagagagagagaagagagacgcAGAGATGACTGGAACGACAG GGAGTGGGACAGAGGCAGGGAACGGCGTAGCCGCGGAGAGTACCGGGATTATGACAGAGGTCGTAGGGAGAGATTCACCCCACCCAGGCACGACATGAGTCCCCAGCAGAAACGCATGAGAAGAGACTG GGATGACCATGGTGGAGACCCTTACCGTGGGGGATACGACTTGGGTtatggtggtggaggagggccCAGCTATGGCCCACCACAGCACTGGGGCCATCCTGACTTGCACCTCATGCAGCCTCATCATGGCATCCCCATTCAGGCAAG GCTCGGCAACATCCATGACATGGATTTGGGTCCACCCCCTCCAATAATGAAGAGCTTTAAGGAGTTCCTGCTGTCCTTGGATGATTCTGTGGATGAGACTGAGGCTGTCAAACGCTACAATGAGTACAAGATCGACTTCCGCCGACAGCAGATGCAGGACTTCTTTTTGGCTCATAAAGATGAAGAGTG GTTCAGGTCCAAGTATCACCCAGACGAGGCCAGCCGACTTAAGTCAGAAGCCCAGAGTGCTCTGCACAACCGTCTGAATGTCTTCATGTTCCTGATAGAGAATGGCTGGTTTGATAATGTCTCCCTGGACATTGAACAGACCCCAGCTATCATCAAGGTTCTGGATGCAG CTGTGataaagatggagggagggacgGATCATGATCTTCGAATCTTGGACCTACCAtctgaagaggaagaagaaagggagaagTTAGCATCTGTTTCAGGGGGCGCTGAACCTCCCAAGAGAGAAGTCCTCAAAACCTTGGACGGGGATCGCAAACCTTTAGtggagaaagacaaaaatgagAAG GAGGAGAGCGACACTGCCAGCACAGAAAGAGCGGCTGCAACCGAAGCGGAGGATGTgaaagaggaggcagagaaagaagCTGCCAAAGAAGAAATGCCTGAACCCAAGAAA ccgagaagaaagaggaagcgCAGCGGAGACAGTGATGATGAAGGCAGCGCCTCAGAGAGTGACTCTGACTCGGATTCAGACTCAAATTCCAACTGCTCTGATAAACCTGTAAAGAAGGAAGAGGTGGAAGAcaaagatgaggaggaagaggagggtgaag AGGACAAACCAAAAGAGAATGCTGAGGATgacaagaaagaggaaaagaagccCAAAGATGACTCTCCCAGACCGCGGCCTCTCCACAAGACCTGCTCTCTGTTCATGAGGAGCATCGCTCCCACCATTTCCAAGGCAGAGATTATTGCT ctTTGCCGGCGATACCCTGGCTTTCTACGTGTTTGCTTGTCTGACCCCCATCCAGAGCGCAG ATTTTTCAGACGTTGCTGGGTGACGTTTGACCGTAGCATCAACATCAAAGAGGTTTGCTGGAACCTTCAGAATATTCGA CTGCGAGACTGTGAACTGGCACCAGGGGTGAACAGGGACCTGGCCCGGAGGGTGCGTAATGTTAATGGCATCACTCAGCACAAGCAGGTGCTCCGCAATGACATCAAGCTGGCTGCCAAACTCATTCATGCATTGGACGAAAAAGGAGACCTGTGGAGCACCAAGTTCCAGGAAGAGCGGCAGAGCACAGAG TTGCCAGCTCAGAACCCCATCTTGAAGAACATCACCGATTACCTGATAGAGGAGGTGAgtgctgaggaggaggagctccTGGGCTCTGGGAgtgggatggaggaggagagcgcCAAGGAAGGAAACCCTGCAGAGACGACTGTGGAGAGGGATGACAAACTAGCCAAG GTTTTGGATCGTCTGATCTTATATCTGCGTGTTGTGCATTCAATTGACTACTACAACACCTGTGAATACCCCAGTGAGGATGAAATGCCCAATCGCTGTGGCATGATCCATGTACGTGGACCCATCCCTCCTAACCGCATCACACACGGAGAAG TGCAACAATGGCAGAAGATGATGGAGGAGAAGCTGAGTCCTTTGTTTAGTTTAAAAGAAATCCTGTCCGAGGACGATGCAGCGAAGATGGGCCGAAAGGAtccagaggaggaggtggagaagtTTGTGTCTGCCAACACTCAAGAGCTGGGAAAGGACAAATGGCTCTGCCCACTAAGTGGCAAGAAATTTAAG GGTCCAGAGTTTGTACGGAAGCACATCCTGAACAAACATGGGGACAAAATTGAAGAAGTGAAAAAGGAAGTGGCGTTCTTTAACAATTTCCTGATGGATGCCAAGAGACCGTCGCTGCCCGAGATGAAGCTTCCTCCTCTTCCAGGCCCAGGCCAAG GTTTGCTTTCTCCCAGCATGCCATTTCCTCCTCAAGGTCCTCAGGGTCCAATGGGCTTTGGACAGCCTCGTCCACCACTGATGAGCTACGGTG GTGGATCTCCTTACCCCCCCAACCAAtatggaggagggagaggcaaCTATGACAACTTCCGCGGACAAGGTGGCTACCTGGGAAAGCCACGCAACATTAGGTGA
- the srrt gene encoding serrate RNA effector molecule homolog isoform X1: MGDSDDEYDRRRRDKFRRERSDYDRSREREERRRDDWNDREWDRGRERRSRGEYRDYDRGRRERFTPPRHDMSPQQKRMRRDWDDHGGDPYRGGYDLGYGGGGGPSYGPPQHWGHPDLHLMQPHHGIPIQARLGNIHDMDLGPPPPIMKSFKEFLLSLDDSVDETEAVKRYNEYKIDFRRQQMQDFFLAHKDEEWFRSKYHPDEASRLKSEAQSALHNRLNVFMFLIENGWFDNVSLDIEQTPAIIKVLDAAVIKMEGGTDHDLRILDLPSEEEEEREKLASVSGGAEPPKREVLKTLDGDRKPLVEKDKNEKEESDTASTERAAATEAEDVKEEAEKEAAKEEMPEPKKPRRKRKRSGDSDDEGSASESDSDSDSDSNSNCSDKPVKKEEVEDKDEEEEEGEEDKPKENAEDDKKEEKKPKDDSPRPRPLHKTCSLFMRSIAPTISKAEIIALCRRYPGFLRVCLSDPHPERRFFRRCWVTFDRSINIKEVCWNLQNIRLRDCELAPGVNRDLARRVRNVNGITQHKQVLRNDIKLAAKLIHALDEKGDLWSTKFQEERQSTELPAQNPILKNITDYLIEEVSAEEEELLGSGSGMEEESAKEGNPAETTVERDDKLAKVLDRLILYLRVVHSIDYYNTCEYPSEDEMPNRCGMIHVRGPIPPNRITHGEVQQWQKMMEEKLSPLFSLKEILSEDDAAKMGRKDPEEEVEKFVSANTQELGKDKWLCPLSGKKFKGPEFVRKHILNKHGDKIEEVKKEVAFFNNFLMDAKRPSLPEMKLPPLPGPGQGLLSPSMPFPPQGPQGPMGFGQPRPPLMSYGGGSPYPPNQYGGGRGNYDNFRGQGGYLGKPRNIRMSRGDPRNIIEYRDLDAPDDMDFF; encoded by the exons ATGGGAGACAGTGATGATGAGTACGATCGCAGGAGAAGGGACAAATTCAGACGGGAGAGAAGTGATTATGACCgttcaagagagagagaagagagacgcAGAGATGACTGGAACGACAG GGAGTGGGACAGAGGCAGGGAACGGCGTAGCCGCGGAGAGTACCGGGATTATGACAGAGGTCGTAGGGAGAGATTCACCCCACCCAGGCACGACATGAGTCCCCAGCAGAAACGCATGAGAAGAGACTG GGATGACCATGGTGGAGACCCTTACCGTGGGGGATACGACTTGGGTtatggtggtggaggagggccCAGCTATGGCCCACCACAGCACTGGGGCCATCCTGACTTGCACCTCATGCAGCCTCATCATGGCATCCCCATTCAGGCAAG GCTCGGCAACATCCATGACATGGATTTGGGTCCACCCCCTCCAATAATGAAGAGCTTTAAGGAGTTCCTGCTGTCCTTGGATGATTCTGTGGATGAGACTGAGGCTGTCAAACGCTACAATGAGTACAAGATCGACTTCCGCCGACAGCAGATGCAGGACTTCTTTTTGGCTCATAAAGATGAAGAGTG GTTCAGGTCCAAGTATCACCCAGACGAGGCCAGCCGACTTAAGTCAGAAGCCCAGAGTGCTCTGCACAACCGTCTGAATGTCTTCATGTTCCTGATAGAGAATGGCTGGTTTGATAATGTCTCCCTGGACATTGAACAGACCCCAGCTATCATCAAGGTTCTGGATGCAG CTGTGataaagatggagggagggacgGATCATGATCTTCGAATCTTGGACCTACCAtctgaagaggaagaagaaagggagaagTTAGCATCTGTTTCAGGGGGCGCTGAACCTCCCAAGAGAGAAGTCCTCAAAACCTTGGACGGGGATCGCAAACCTTTAGtggagaaagacaaaaatgagAAG GAGGAGAGCGACACTGCCAGCACAGAAAGAGCGGCTGCAACCGAAGCGGAGGATGTgaaagaggaggcagagaaagaagCTGCCAAAGAAGAAATGCCTGAACCCAAGAAA ccgagaagaaagaggaagcgCAGCGGAGACAGTGATGATGAAGGCAGCGCCTCAGAGAGTGACTCTGACTCGGATTCAGACTCAAATTCCAACTGCTCTGATAAACCTGTAAAGAAGGAAGAGGTGGAAGAcaaagatgaggaggaagaggagggtgaag AGGACAAACCAAAAGAGAATGCTGAGGATgacaagaaagaggaaaagaagccCAAAGATGACTCTCCCAGACCGCGGCCTCTCCACAAGACCTGCTCTCTGTTCATGAGGAGCATCGCTCCCACCATTTCCAAGGCAGAGATTATTGCT ctTTGCCGGCGATACCCTGGCTTTCTACGTGTTTGCTTGTCTGACCCCCATCCAGAGCGCAG ATTTTTCAGACGTTGCTGGGTGACGTTTGACCGTAGCATCAACATCAAAGAGGTTTGCTGGAACCTTCAGAATATTCGA CTGCGAGACTGTGAACTGGCACCAGGGGTGAACAGGGACCTGGCCCGGAGGGTGCGTAATGTTAATGGCATCACTCAGCACAAGCAGGTGCTCCGCAATGACATCAAGCTGGCTGCCAAACTCATTCATGCATTGGACGAAAAAGGAGACCTGTGGAGCACCAAGTTCCAGGAAGAGCGGCAGAGCACAGAG TTGCCAGCTCAGAACCCCATCTTGAAGAACATCACCGATTACCTGATAGAGGAGGTGAgtgctgaggaggaggagctccTGGGCTCTGGGAgtgggatggaggaggagagcgcCAAGGAAGGAAACCCTGCAGAGACGACTGTGGAGAGGGATGACAAACTAGCCAAG GTTTTGGATCGTCTGATCTTATATCTGCGTGTTGTGCATTCAATTGACTACTACAACACCTGTGAATACCCCAGTGAGGATGAAATGCCCAATCGCTGTGGCATGATCCATGTACGTGGACCCATCCCTCCTAACCGCATCACACACGGAGAAG TGCAACAATGGCAGAAGATGATGGAGGAGAAGCTGAGTCCTTTGTTTAGTTTAAAAGAAATCCTGTCCGAGGACGATGCAGCGAAGATGGGCCGAAAGGAtccagaggaggaggtggagaagtTTGTGTCTGCCAACACTCAAGAGCTGGGAAAGGACAAATGGCTCTGCCCACTAAGTGGCAAGAAATTTAAG GGTCCAGAGTTTGTACGGAAGCACATCCTGAACAAACATGGGGACAAAATTGAAGAAGTGAAAAAGGAAGTGGCGTTCTTTAACAATTTCCTGATGGATGCCAAGAGACCGTCGCTGCCCGAGATGAAGCTTCCTCCTCTTCCAGGCCCAGGCCAAG GTTTGCTTTCTCCCAGCATGCCATTTCCTCCTCAAGGTCCTCAGGGTCCAATGGGCTTTGGACAGCCTCGTCCACCACTGATGAGCTACGGTG GTGGATCTCCTTACCCCCCCAACCAAtatggaggagggagaggcaaCTATGACAACTTCCGCGGACAAGGTGGCTACCTGGGAAAGCCACGCAACATTAG AATGTCACGAGGTGACCCACGCAACATCATTGAATATCGTGACCTGGATGCACCAGATGATATGGACTTCTTTTAG
- the srrt gene encoding serrate RNA effector molecule homolog isoform X3, translating to MLFLHYFLFIFGSNRIPKPNLCVYRHTIGVKWSAFSQKRPPLCIYLLINWQNKRFRSKYHPDEASRLKSEAQSALHNRLNVFMFLIENGWFDNVSLDIEQTPAIIKVLDAAVIKMEGGTDHDLRILDLPSEEEEEREKLASVSGGAEPPKREVLKTLDGDRKPLVEKDKNEKEESDTASTERAAATEAEDVKEEAEKEAAKEEMPEPKKPRRKRKRSGDSDDEGSASESDSDSDSDSNSNCSDKPVKKEEVEDKDEEEEEGEEDKPKENAEDDKKEEKKPKDDSPRPRPLHKTCSLFMRSIAPTISKAEIIALCRRYPGFLRVCLSDPHPERRFFRRCWVTFDRSINIKEVCWNLQNIRLRDCELAPGVNRDLARRVRNVNGITQHKQVLRNDIKLAAKLIHALDEKGDLWSTKFQEERQSTELPAQNPILKNITDYLIEEVSAEEEELLGSGSGMEEESAKEGNPAETTVERDDKLAKVLDRLILYLRVVHSIDYYNTCEYPSEDEMPNRCGMIHVRGPIPPNRITHGEVQQWQKMMEEKLSPLFSLKEILSEDDAAKMGRKDPEEEVEKFVSANTQELGKDKWLCPLSGKKFKGPEFVRKHILNKHGDKIEEVKKEVAFFNNFLMDAKRPSLPEMKLPPLPGPGQGLLSPSMPFPPQGPQGPMGFGQPRPPLMSYGGGSPYPPNQYGGGRGNYDNFRGQGGYLGKPRNIRMSRGDPRNIIEYRDLDAPDDMDFF from the exons atgctttttctacactattttctttttatattcgGATCAAATCGAATCCCAAAACCGAATTTGTGTGTATACAGACACACCATTGGGGTGAAGTGGAGCGCATTTTCACAGAAGAGACCCCctctctgtatttatttgttaataaaCTGGCAGAACAAAAG GTTCAGGTCCAAGTATCACCCAGACGAGGCCAGCCGACTTAAGTCAGAAGCCCAGAGTGCTCTGCACAACCGTCTGAATGTCTTCATGTTCCTGATAGAGAATGGCTGGTTTGATAATGTCTCCCTGGACATTGAACAGACCCCAGCTATCATCAAGGTTCTGGATGCAG CTGTGataaagatggagggagggacgGATCATGATCTTCGAATCTTGGACCTACCAtctgaagaggaagaagaaagggagaagTTAGCATCTGTTTCAGGGGGCGCTGAACCTCCCAAGAGAGAAGTCCTCAAAACCTTGGACGGGGATCGCAAACCTTTAGtggagaaagacaaaaatgagAAG GAGGAGAGCGACACTGCCAGCACAGAAAGAGCGGCTGCAACCGAAGCGGAGGATGTgaaagaggaggcagagaaagaagCTGCCAAAGAAGAAATGCCTGAACCCAAGAAA ccgagaagaaagaggaagcgCAGCGGAGACAGTGATGATGAAGGCAGCGCCTCAGAGAGTGACTCTGACTCGGATTCAGACTCAAATTCCAACTGCTCTGATAAACCTGTAAAGAAGGAAGAGGTGGAAGAcaaagatgaggaggaagaggagggtgaag AGGACAAACCAAAAGAGAATGCTGAGGATgacaagaaagaggaaaagaagccCAAAGATGACTCTCCCAGACCGCGGCCTCTCCACAAGACCTGCTCTCTGTTCATGAGGAGCATCGCTCCCACCATTTCCAAGGCAGAGATTATTGCT ctTTGCCGGCGATACCCTGGCTTTCTACGTGTTTGCTTGTCTGACCCCCATCCAGAGCGCAG ATTTTTCAGACGTTGCTGGGTGACGTTTGACCGTAGCATCAACATCAAAGAGGTTTGCTGGAACCTTCAGAATATTCGA CTGCGAGACTGTGAACTGGCACCAGGGGTGAACAGGGACCTGGCCCGGAGGGTGCGTAATGTTAATGGCATCACTCAGCACAAGCAGGTGCTCCGCAATGACATCAAGCTGGCTGCCAAACTCATTCATGCATTGGACGAAAAAGGAGACCTGTGGAGCACCAAGTTCCAGGAAGAGCGGCAGAGCACAGAG TTGCCAGCTCAGAACCCCATCTTGAAGAACATCACCGATTACCTGATAGAGGAGGTGAgtgctgaggaggaggagctccTGGGCTCTGGGAgtgggatggaggaggagagcgcCAAGGAAGGAAACCCTGCAGAGACGACTGTGGAGAGGGATGACAAACTAGCCAAG GTTTTGGATCGTCTGATCTTATATCTGCGTGTTGTGCATTCAATTGACTACTACAACACCTGTGAATACCCCAGTGAGGATGAAATGCCCAATCGCTGTGGCATGATCCATGTACGTGGACCCATCCCTCCTAACCGCATCACACACGGAGAAG TGCAACAATGGCAGAAGATGATGGAGGAGAAGCTGAGTCCTTTGTTTAGTTTAAAAGAAATCCTGTCCGAGGACGATGCAGCGAAGATGGGCCGAAAGGAtccagaggaggaggtggagaagtTTGTGTCTGCCAACACTCAAGAGCTGGGAAAGGACAAATGGCTCTGCCCACTAAGTGGCAAGAAATTTAAG GGTCCAGAGTTTGTACGGAAGCACATCCTGAACAAACATGGGGACAAAATTGAAGAAGTGAAAAAGGAAGTGGCGTTCTTTAACAATTTCCTGATGGATGCCAAGAGACCGTCGCTGCCCGAGATGAAGCTTCCTCCTCTTCCAGGCCCAGGCCAAG GTTTGCTTTCTCCCAGCATGCCATTTCCTCCTCAAGGTCCTCAGGGTCCAATGGGCTTTGGACAGCCTCGTCCACCACTGATGAGCTACGGTG GTGGATCTCCTTACCCCCCCAACCAAtatggaggagggagaggcaaCTATGACAACTTCCGCGGACAAGGTGGCTACCTGGGAAAGCCACGCAACATTAG AATGTCACGAGGTGACCCACGCAACATCATTGAATATCGTGACCTGGATGCACCAGATGATATGGACTTCTTTTAG